The Maridesulfovibrio ferrireducens genome segment GCGCAACTTTTTCGCCGCTGTGCAAATCAAAATTTACGCCCTTTAAAACTTCGTTCCCACCGGGATAAACAAAATTTATATCACGCAAAGAAAAAATCGGATAACTCACCAAAACACCTCAACTTTATACAGCTCAAGAACAATAGAAGCACATGCAAATAGAACGGTCATCCCCAAAAGTAACCAATCAGACGGCCTGACTTGAAAAACATTAAGAGTATAAAATTTTCCGGTGAATCCGCGGCAAAGCATTGCCTGCCACACAACCTGCGCCCTGTCCCAGCTTCGCACCAAAAGCATTCCCAGTAGCCATGCATAGGTGCGGTAAGTCCTCATGCTGTTACGCGGGGCAAAACCGCGCATAACGGCAGCGCGCTTCATCTTGTCATACTCTTCACCCATGACATGCACATATCGCCATGTGAATAAAAACAGTCGACAAAGTTTATCGGGAAACTTCACAGACTGCATACCTGCCCCCATCAACTGCACAGGCATGGTTGAAATAAGTGATGTGACCGCCAGAACAACCCCGTTCGATTTCAAGGTGATAACTGCGGCATATAAGATGCCCTCGGCTGTAGCTGTGAAAGGCCCCACAGAAAAAACAGGATCGCCGGGACGGGAGAAAGGTAGAAACAGCCACAGAAAAAAAATAAATCCGTTCACATAAAGCAAACGTTTCATAAGGCTGAACATGGGCAGACGGGCAGAAAACACGAAAAGGATACCGGAGATAAAAACCATTATCGCGGCAGGAAGCGTCATAACCAATGCCCCGACAAGGGAAAAAAGCAATGCACAAATAACCCGGAATCCGGGATGAGAAGCATGAATTAAAGATTCACCTGAAACAAAAGGTTCACTGATATGTTGCAAAAAACATCTCCTGATTAGGGAATTTGGAGTAGCACGCATTAAAAAACCATGCAATCCGAATCAGGTTCTTGAGTTACTATTGCAATACAGTTATACCCAGAATCGGAAATTAAACAGAACAAGAAGCAAACGCCTTGAGTTCTATTAAAAAAGCACGCACCTCAGCTAAAAAACAGAGATTATATATGACTCCAAATGCCGAAATTAAAAAAATTGTAGAAGAAGTGGGACAGGACATAATCTGGAGACCTCTTTACGACTTTGAAAGAAACAAACTGAGTGGCGGAGTCGGGCATGATATTGACGGAATAGATCCTGAATTTACTGAGCTTGATTTCACAGGAAAAACAGTATGCGATCTAGGGTGCAACCTTGGACATTTCACTTTCTATGCACACGAGCGAGGCGCAAAAGAAGTCGTGGGTTATGATATGGAACCTAAAGTTATCAAGGGAGCAAAAAAACTCGCGGCGCTCTATAATATTGAAGGAGTAGAATTTGAAACATGTAACTTCGCTTCCGAGCCGGCTACACGCACTTTTGATATGGGCATGCTTATCGACATTCTCGGCAAAATTAATATTTCAAATGGCTTTTTAATCCCCATACTCAAAGGTCTTGAAAGTAGAAGCAAGTCAGAAATGCTTTTAACTTTCCGCCCGCTGTATCTGGTGAAAAGACATTTCGGCATGTCTGAAGACGAATTTCTGAAACTATACCCGCAGGCGCAAATCAAAAACGGATTTTTCAGCCTGCTTGATTTCGCACAAAACTTTTTTGCCAAAAAATGGAAGGTAACTTATCTTTCAAAAGAACTTCCTGATGACGAGCAATACAAACGCACAGTACATTTCATTCGTAAAGCGTAACCCCTTAAATAGAATATCAGTCTTGCCGCGCCTAAGTGAAATGATTAGACAGTTGCGAGCAAACAAAAATAATCCGCATCAGGAGCCATACCATGACAACACCAAATGAAATGATCGATATTGAATACCAAATAGGTGAGCCTAAAAGGGAAAAAGTTCTTTTTTCCGGCAAGGATAAAGACATAGTTATAGGCGGGCGGGAATCTGGAAATGTTTTCATTTTTTCGCTGAATGATGACCTGAGAAAATCCATCGCGGCGGATATTGCTAAAAAACTTGGCAGAGAAGTTGTTATCATTAAAAGAAATGACGGAAATCCTGCCATCATAGAAGCGGCGGCTAAAGACAACCAGATTGTCAGCCTCCCCCGCGGAGCCGCTCTTTCAGAAAAAAATCGCAATCTCCTGAAAGACAATGGAAAAGTACTCTACATCATGTCTGATTTCATGACCTTACTAAACGCTTCAGACAGATCCGAAGATGCACGCGAACAAATTTCTCTCATGCTCAACAGATTTGAGCCGAGCTTCATGAACGCAGCGCATCACATTGTCCGCTCAGATCAAAGTTATGAAGAAATTTTGCAGGACGCTCTTGAAAAAATAGTGCTCTAACCTTTCAGGCTACCAACGCAAAGAGAGACAGGTCAGTCCACCGTCCATCTTTCTGAATTCCGACATATCAATATAGTCGGGACTGAACCCGTTTTTATCAAGCATTTCAGCTGAGGCAGGGAAACCTGCCGGGGCCAGCAAGCAATTACCCATATATAAGCAATTGGCGGCATATTCCTCTCCAGTGGGAACAACCAGCCTTCTATACCCTGAAAACTCATCCCGCATGGAAAAACGGTTGCTCATAATAAGGGTTTCATCGTCCAGAGTGGATAATTCAGTCTTAAGATGCGGCATTCCGTTATCGAAGGGAACAGGAACGCATTTATAACCGAATTTACGAGCAACTTTTTCAAACTGCTCAAATCCTGCATAATTAGTACGCGAATCTATACCCACAAAAAAAGTATTCCCCATGAGAAGGATATCGCCGCCCTCCATGAGTCCGTCCCCTTCCATCTGATAAACTTCATCAGCAATCGATGAAAGAACAGGCTTAATCCGTTCCACTTCGCCGCGCCGTGACTGCGCCCCCGGGCAAGTCAAAAAAGCCGCAACTCCGCCATCTATAGGTATCATTACAGCTGTATCTTCTACAAAAACCGAATCAGGAAAATCCTCCACGGCATCAAGAACCGTCACAGCAATCCCTTTGCTTTCGAAATATTTTATATAATCCCGGTGCTGAATATGAGTAAGCTCCATATCAGGACAGCCTAGTCCTGCCTCGGTCAAACCATGTCCCAAATTATGAGCCGGAGTTCTAACTATCGCTTTACTAAATATATTTTTCATTCTTTTAAGGCCTCCGACAGCACAATTAACTTTAATTAATAAAAAATCTACTTAACATTACTACTAACCCACTAAAATCTACTTCCCCCAACCGCCTCCGCCCGGAGTTTCTATGCGGATAACATCGCCCTTTTTAAGCGGGGTGTGAAACTTACCGGGCTTCTCGATTTCCTTACCATCACTAATGAGAACATTGCGACCGGGCGTACCGTTTCCGCCACCTTGCAAACCGTACGGAGCATTGATTCTACGCTCGGAAAGTACCGTTATTTCACAACTCGATAATAATTCAATCTCACGCACAAGACCGTCACCACCGGGGAACTGCCCCTTTCCGCCTGTATTTTTACGCACGCAGTAAGTCTTTACGCGAAACGGATAACTATATTCAAGAGCTTCAACGGGGGTATTAAGTGTGTTGGTCATATGTGAATGAACCGCATGCTCACCACGGCAGGACGCGGAACCGCCCATACCTCCGGCCAGTGTCTCGTAATAGGCAAAAGGTTTGCCCGTACGTTCATCCATACCGCCGATGGTCATATTGTTCATGGTTCCCTGACTGGCAGCGGGGATTCTCTGCGGAATAGCTTCTGCCAACGCGCCTAAAACAACATCCACAACCCGCTGGGAAGTTTCGACATTGCCTCCTGCGACAGCGGCAGGAAAATTTGCATCGAGGATAGAACCTTTACGAGTGATTATTTCGAGCGGCCTGAGAATACCCGCGTTGGTTGGCACGTCCCCTTCTATAAGCGAACGGAAAACATAAAGCACAGCTGAAAGCGTAATTGAGCGGACAGCATTAACGCTGCCTGTGACCTGATCACCGGAAGCTGTGAAATCAAGCTTTGCCATATCTCCCTTCACTTCTAAAATCACACTGATGGGCACATTAAAGCAATCCATGCCGTCGCCGTCCATGTAATCAGTGAATTTGTAGACACCGTCAGGAATGGATTCGATTGTGTGCCGTGTAATTTTTTCAGCATAATCATTAAGACTTGCTGCATAAAAATCGACCGTATCAAGCCCGTACTTTGAAATAAGCTCGTTCAGCCTGCGTACACCTGTAATATTTGCCATGATTTGCGCTGAAAAATCACCCTCACGTTCATCAGGAGTGCGTACGTTGTTTAAAATTAAAGCCATCACGGATTTAACTATTTCACCATTCTCAACAATCTTAATAGGTGGAATAATTATTCCTTCCTGATAAAGTGTAGTAGAAAGAGGCATGGACCCACTCGCCATACCACCCACATCAGAATGATGGGCACGGTTGGCAACGTAAAAATCAGGTTTATCTGAACCGCTGAAAAAG includes the following:
- a CDS encoding shikimate kinase translates to MTTPNEMIDIEYQIGEPKREKVLFSGKDKDIVIGGRESGNVFIFSLNDDLRKSIAADIAKKLGREVVIIKRNDGNPAIIEAAAKDNQIVSLPRGAALSEKNRNLLKDNGKVLYIMSDFMTLLNASDRSEDAREQISLMLNRFEPSFMNAAHHIVRSDQSYEEILQDALEKIVL
- a CDS encoding methyltransferase domain-containing protein, which produces MTPNAEIKKIVEEVGQDIIWRPLYDFERNKLSGGVGHDIDGIDPEFTELDFTGKTVCDLGCNLGHFTFYAHERGAKEVVGYDMEPKVIKGAKKLAALYNIEGVEFETCNFASEPATRTFDMGMLIDILGKINISNGFLIPILKGLESRSKSEMLLTFRPLYLVKRHFGMSEDEFLKLYPQAQIKNGFFSLLDFAQNFFAKKWKVTYLSKELPDDEQYKRTVHFIRKA
- the cbiQ gene encoding cobalt ECF transporter T component CbiQ; translation: MQHISEPFVSGESLIHASHPGFRVICALLFSLVGALVMTLPAAIMVFISGILFVFSARLPMFSLMKRLLYVNGFIFFLWLFLPFSRPGDPVFSVGPFTATAEGILYAAVITLKSNGVVLAVTSLISTMPVQLMGAGMQSVKFPDKLCRLFLFTWRYVHVMGEEYDKMKRAAVMRGFAPRNSMRTYRTYAWLLGMLLVRSWDRAQVVWQAMLCRGFTGKFYTLNVFQVRPSDWLLLGMTVLFACASIVLELYKVEVFW
- a CDS encoding hydantoinase B/oxoprolinase family protein: MNVNPILLEVFKNRFAAISEEMGVTLTRTAFSPNIKERRDLSCAVFDSKGDMIAQAAHIPVHLGSMPLSVKSAIDNVTFIEGDMVMLNDPFKGGTHLPDITLVAPVFFSGSDKPDFYVANRAHHSDVGGMASGSMPLSTTLYQEGIIIPPIKIVENGEIVKSVMALILNNVRTPDEREGDFSAQIMANITGVRRLNELISKYGLDTVDFYAASLNDYAEKITRHTIESIPDGVYKFTDYMDGDGMDCFNVPISVILEVKGDMAKLDFTASGDQVTGSVNAVRSITLSAVLYVFRSLIEGDVPTNAGILRPLEIITRKGSILDANFPAAVAGGNVETSQRVVDVVLGALAEAIPQRIPAASQGTMNNMTIGGMDERTGKPFAYYETLAGGMGGSASCRGEHAVHSHMTNTLNTPVEALEYSYPFRVKTYCVRKNTGGKGQFPGGDGLVREIELLSSCEITVLSERRINAPYGLQGGGNGTPGRNVLISDGKEIEKPGKFHTPLKKGDVIRIETPGGGGWGK
- a CDS encoding dimethylarginine dimethylaminohydrolase family protein — translated: MKNIFSKAIVRTPAHNLGHGLTEAGLGCPDMELTHIQHRDYIKYFESKGIAVTVLDAVEDFPDSVFVEDTAVMIPIDGGVAAFLTCPGAQSRRGEVERIKPVLSSIADEVYQMEGDGLMEGGDILLMGNTFFVGIDSRTNYAGFEQFEKVARKFGYKCVPVPFDNGMPHLKTELSTLDDETLIMSNRFSMRDEFSGYRRLVVPTGEEYAANCLYMGNCLLAPAGFPASAEMLDKNGFSPDYIDMSEFRKMDGGLTCLSLRW